The Hyphomicrobium sp. MC1 genome window below encodes:
- a CDS encoding acyltransferase codes for MIRIPANATETITGRETNAVKRIDTIDSLRGLAILLVICFHYLVRWAPPFFPDNLYQYSQAYSPLWELGRFGVEFFFVISGTVIALTVESSSNAIDFLFRRLSRIYPALICSIFVTFFIANAFGPEPFHRGVVDIISSMLMLPAVLPSKWNFQYVDGVYWSLAVEFKFYAVVAIFLILLGRRVWAGIILFGILGEICFHIAPNLADKIFIHQYMSFFLFGVAIAQWHFSRNALAASLCLMSAVILYVLNLDYVSLLDQPSVVAALFVATGVVLMGVLICLNVPLSWRPLLLVGQASYSLYLLHENIGITIISNLKGLGFGDMTAIAIAFASMLALAVTMFNLLEKPAQRALRQMWKAFPVFSAARSSSAV; via the coding sequence GTGATAAGAATCCCAGCAAACGCCACCGAGACGATTACGGGGCGCGAAACCAATGCGGTTAAGCGCATCGACACGATCGATTCTCTGCGCGGTTTGGCGATCCTGCTCGTCATCTGCTTTCACTATCTTGTTCGCTGGGCACCCCCGTTTTTTCCTGACAACCTCTATCAGTATTCACAGGCCTATTCGCCGCTATGGGAACTCGGCCGCTTCGGCGTTGAATTCTTCTTTGTCATCTCAGGTACAGTCATCGCGCTAACGGTCGAGAGCTCGAGTAACGCAATCGACTTCCTCTTCAGGCGGCTTTCGAGGATATACCCGGCGCTTATCTGCTCGATCTTCGTGACGTTTTTTATCGCCAACGCTTTTGGTCCCGAACCCTTCCATCGCGGTGTCGTCGACATCATTTCGAGTATGCTGATGCTTCCCGCCGTTCTGCCGTCGAAGTGGAACTTTCAGTATGTCGATGGTGTGTATTGGAGCTTGGCCGTCGAATTTAAGTTTTATGCGGTGGTCGCCATTTTTCTGATCCTCTTGGGCCGGCGGGTCTGGGCCGGGATCATTCTGTTCGGCATTCTGGGCGAAATTTGCTTTCACATCGCTCCTAACCTCGCTGATAAAATATTCATTCACCAATATATGAGCTTCTTTCTCTTCGGCGTCGCGATCGCCCAATGGCACTTCTCCCGAAACGCTCTCGCGGCCAGTCTTTGTCTGATGAGCGCGGTAATTCTTTACGTCCTTAATCTCGACTACGTCAGCTTGCTCGATCAGCCGTCTGTTGTGGCGGCGCTCTTCGTCGCGACCGGGGTCGTTTTGATGGGTGTTCTGATTTGTCTGAATGTTCCGCTCAGTTGGCGGCCGCTGCTGCTTGTTGGTCAGGCATCATATTCGCTGTACTTGCTGCATGAAAACATCGGGATAACGATCATCTCAAATCTGAAGGGACTAGGCTTCGGCGACATGACCGCTATCGCGATCGCCTTCGCGTCGATGCTTGCGCTGGCAGTTACGATGTTTAACCTGCTCGAAAAGCCGGCTCAGCGCGCCTTGCGGCAGATGTGGAAGGCATTTCCCGTCTTTAGCGCAGCCAGATCCAGTTCGGCAGTTTGA
- a CDS encoding glucosyl transferase has protein sequence MQAIVILWRHRAVIRQVDILYARNIDMLALAWLGRLLARSRAAIVYEALDVYPAFTGRGVKAAILRFLERRLLACSRLLVVSSPYFIDRYFSPVQRYTGEWFLLENKLGPENETVHPLYHIRNQSDGRAWTIGWFGVLRCNRSLEILRAMASRLGSRIAVHIRGVPSEPDGITRELLESVAAETPNISYFGTYQNPRDLQEIYSAVDFAWAIDFSAWGANSDWLIPNRLYEGGLYGVPALARVGTATGDIVERDNRGWTFREPMQETVSDFLIHLDASGYNEKANALRQTERAVFVDVSDTSRLLSRLRNLCHPAEASRLPEHQP, from the coding sequence ATGCAAGCGATTGTAATTTTATGGCGTCACCGTGCGGTCATTCGGCAGGTCGACATTCTTTATGCACGCAACATCGACATGCTTGCGCTGGCTTGGTTGGGCCGCCTTTTGGCGCGCTCCCGGGCAGCGATTGTCTACGAAGCGCTCGATGTTTATCCGGCCTTTACAGGTCGCGGCGTCAAGGCAGCCATCCTGCGCTTCCTAGAGCGTCGGCTGTTGGCTTGCAGCCGACTGCTGGTTGTGAGCTCTCCCTATTTTATCGACCGTTATTTCTCGCCTGTTCAGAGATACACGGGAGAGTGGTTTCTTCTTGAAAACAAGCTCGGGCCAGAGAACGAGACGGTTCATCCTCTGTATCACATCCGCAATCAAAGCGACGGGCGTGCTTGGACGATAGGTTGGTTCGGTGTTCTTCGCTGCAATCGCAGTCTAGAGATTCTCCGCGCGATGGCGTCTCGGCTCGGGAGTCGGATTGCCGTCCATATCAGGGGCGTTCCGTCGGAACCGGACGGGATTACACGTGAACTGCTCGAATCCGTCGCAGCGGAAACACCGAATATATCCTATTTCGGAACATACCAAAATCCGCGCGATCTTCAGGAAATCTATTCCGCGGTCGATTTCGCCTGGGCGATCGACTTCAGCGCCTGGGGTGCCAACTCCGATTGGCTGATACCGAACCGGCTTTACGAGGGCGGCCTATACGGCGTGCCTGCATTGGCGCGGGTAGGTACGGCCACAGGCGACATTGTAGAGCGCGACAATCGCGGCTGGACGTTTCGCGAGCCAATGCAGGAAACGGTCTCCGATTTTCTCATTCATCTCGATGCCTCCGGCTACAACGAAAAAGCAAACGCGTTGCGTCAAACCGAACGCGCTGTGTTTGTAGACGTGTCCGACACGTCTCGGCTCTTGTCTCGACTGCGAAACCTTTGTCACCCGGCAGAAGCCAGCCGGCTTCCGGAACATCAGCCGTGA
- a CDS encoding O-antigen ligase, which translates to MTRKHKSSQRSRRRLLNYPLAATTFFFAIFNVQIFSLIIPLLIMAVTGLCALKFHRELVGYGAELKVVLIFPGIVMLSATWSDVPTISLWYGIQLLVTIFVGILIGICATSREIVRGIYYAMAIVVIASLISGQTGPSAAGPVLIGITGSKDAMGFVGLTLFAAALGVVTDSGQPTLSRLSTLVFLPLGAGIAAGVEALSSALAAVGFALAFLGFLMLKRFDRWSRWTFVVIGLIAVMFVALALAGIGFSSDRVLAAFNKDPTLTGRTTLWDWADIWIARAPLLGHGYKAFWLGDSNETASVLSMFGQTDGRVFQFHNTFREILVDLGWVGLLAFLAAALVFVYFALMNVMNFPCSTTAFFASMLLLLVARSPFESIVLVFYPYTVLFYACGIASLMPRLKLRHRTPMPRWPSLPNAELTPSVGIQQTR; encoded by the coding sequence ATGACACGAAAACACAAATCCTCGCAGCGATCGCGCCGCCGCCTGCTGAATTACCCGCTCGCCGCCACGACGTTTTTCTTTGCCATCTTTAACGTTCAGATTTTTTCGCTGATTATTCCATTGCTGATAATGGCGGTCACGGGCCTCTGCGCTCTCAAGTTTCACCGGGAGCTTGTGGGGTATGGTGCCGAACTTAAGGTCGTGCTCATTTTTCCGGGGATTGTCATGCTGTCGGCGACCTGGTCAGACGTGCCGACCATCTCGCTTTGGTATGGTATCCAGCTGCTTGTGACGATCTTTGTCGGCATTCTCATCGGCATCTGCGCGACAAGCCGAGAAATTGTTCGTGGCATTTATTACGCGATGGCAATCGTGGTCATTGCTTCCCTCATATCCGGTCAAACTGGCCCGTCGGCGGCGGGTCCGGTACTCATCGGAATAACGGGAAGCAAGGACGCAATGGGGTTCGTGGGCCTTACGCTGTTCGCCGCTGCCTTGGGGGTGGTCACGGACTCAGGTCAGCCGACGTTGTCCCGCTTGTCGACGCTCGTCTTTCTTCCGCTCGGCGCGGGTATAGCGGCCGGCGTCGAGGCGCTCTCATCGGCGCTTGCGGCCGTCGGCTTCGCATTGGCATTCTTGGGCTTCCTAATGCTCAAGCGGTTTGACCGATGGTCTCGCTGGACATTTGTAGTCATTGGGCTCATCGCCGTGATGTTCGTCGCCTTGGCCCTTGCTGGCATAGGGTTCTCGTCAGACCGCGTGCTTGCCGCCTTCAACAAAGATCCGACGTTGACAGGCCGAACCACGCTTTGGGACTGGGCCGATATCTGGATTGCGAGAGCCCCGTTGCTTGGACATGGATATAAGGCATTTTGGCTCGGCGACTCGAATGAAACGGCTTCAGTGCTGTCGATGTTCGGGCAGACGGATGGACGCGTCTTTCAGTTTCACAATACCTTCCGCGAAATTCTGGTCGACCTGGGATGGGTCGGGTTACTTGCGTTTCTGGCTGCTGCCCTTGTCTTTGTTTATTTCGCGCTGATGAACGTCATGAATTTTCCATGCAGCACGACGGCATTTTTCGCGTCGATGCTATTATTGCTCGTCGCTCGCTCACCATTTGAATCGATAGTTCTGGTTTTTTACCCTTACACCGTGTTGTTTTACGCCTGTGGAATTGCCAGCTTGATGCCTCGGCTCAAATTGCGGCATAGGACACCGATGCCACGTTGGCCATCGTTGCCCAACGCTGAATTGACTCCCTCAGTTGGCATTCAACAAACCCGGTAG
- a CDS encoding right-handed parallel beta-helix repeat-containing protein, which translates to MRFMSFPHPLGAVTLVLVVCLQLCCAVVAKAQSSEPSGTGTTYYVSPTGDDLNSGTAPNAPWRSLGRIQQSVYNAGDSILLEGGKTFVGCLQISRGMLRGTAERPVTIGAYGHGKFQIKSNCAGRLVAAIDIVGASGVVVQDCTLRGNGGKTPFGVWIQNPYDNDAARNITVRRCDISGFFTTSPGQNGAEIFVTGHPGAGLDGVNVIDNVLHGSDGPTSPDNNGLYGFGRDKNVRNILYQGNVIYDIGGRPGGTNGADGNGMIANGVTGGLIQNNIAYNLGANVDTCGGPSGFWAYSSSHIVIQFNEVYNAKPSKFVKGCDWDGFDLDGYVTDSVLQYNYAHDNWGAGFAAYIDGEWGRNIIRYNVAVNNATSWGASYFGNIVIARGADSPQLSIYNNTLISNGPSNTTAGISIQGNPKGAIIANNLIIALNGANYINTGSELPEVQILSNSYYLTDQFAIRWRDRNYTNLDTWRQATGNETLDGKSTAFTDDPQLDTTALGEICGGYKRSCPRAALHVSQKLMGRAIDLTKPPFNLDVGSRDYVGNKIPQSGSGTGYGIGAVVVDK; encoded by the coding sequence ATGCGTTTCATGAGTTTCCCCCACCCTCTGGGCGCAGTGACGCTTGTCCTTGTCGTCTGCTTGCAGCTCTGCTGCGCCGTCGTTGCCAAAGCCCAATCGTCTGAACCCTCCGGTACTGGGACGACCTATTATGTGTCGCCGACTGGGGATGATTTGAATTCGGGAACAGCCCCTAACGCGCCTTGGCGCAGCCTCGGGAGGATACAGCAGTCCGTCTACAATGCCGGAGATTCAATTCTCCTTGAGGGCGGCAAGACATTTGTAGGCTGTCTTCAGATTTCGCGCGGGATGCTGCGCGGGACCGCGGAACGTCCGGTTACGATCGGCGCTTATGGGCATGGAAAATTTCAGATCAAATCGAACTGCGCCGGGCGTCTCGTGGCAGCGATCGACATCGTCGGCGCCAGCGGCGTTGTCGTGCAGGATTGCACTCTACGCGGCAACGGCGGCAAGACGCCCTTTGGTGTTTGGATTCAAAACCCTTACGACAATGACGCCGCTCGAAACATAACAGTTCGACGATGCGACATTAGCGGGTTCTTCACCACCAGCCCCGGACAGAATGGAGCCGAGATTTTTGTTACTGGCCACCCGGGCGCCGGACTCGATGGTGTGAATGTCATCGACAATGTGCTGCACGGTTCTGACGGACCGACAAGTCCGGACAATAACGGGCTTTATGGCTTTGGACGCGACAAGAACGTCCGAAACATTCTGTATCAGGGCAATGTCATTTACGACATTGGAGGCCGGCCCGGCGGTACCAACGGGGCCGACGGCAACGGCATGATCGCCAATGGCGTCACTGGCGGCCTGATTCAAAACAACATTGCGTACAATCTCGGCGCCAATGTCGATACCTGCGGTGGGCCATCCGGTTTCTGGGCGTATAGCTCAAGTCACATCGTCATTCAGTTCAACGAAGTCTACAACGCCAAGCCGAGCAAATTCGTCAAAGGCTGCGATTGGGATGGCTTCGATCTCGACGGCTACGTCACGGACTCGGTTCTTCAATACAACTATGCTCACGACAACTGGGGTGCCGGCTTTGCCGCATATATCGACGGCGAGTGGGGGCGGAATATCATTCGCTATAATGTCGCCGTGAACAACGCCACATCGTGGGGCGCTTCCTACTTCGGAAACATCGTAATTGCGAGGGGAGCCGACTCGCCCCAGCTCAGTATTTATAACAACACGCTGATTTCCAACGGGCCGTCGAACACAACCGCCGGCATTTCCATTCAGGGAAATCCCAAGGGCGCGATCATTGCAAACAATCTCATCATAGCACTGAATGGAGCGAACTACATCAATACCGGGTCAGAACTGCCTGAGGTTCAAATCCTCTCCAACAGTTACTATTTGACGGACCAGTTCGCCATTCGGTGGCGCGATAGAAACTACACCAATCTTGATACTTGGCGGCAAGCGACGGGCAACGAAACGCTCGATGGCAAGTCGACGGCATTCACCGATGATCCGCAACTTGACACCACCGCCCTGGGAGAGATTTGCGGCGGCTATAAGCGATCGTGTCCGCGTGCGGCATTGCACGTCTCGCAAAAGCTGATGGGGCGCGCAATTGATCTGACGAAGCCGCCATTCAATCTTGATGTCGGATCTCGCGACTACGTCGGCAACAAAATTCCGCAGTCGGGATCGGGCACCGGCTATGGGATCGGCGCGGTTGTCGTAGATAAGTGA